The sequence GCGACGGCCTCCACGGCGTCGAACGACTTGCGCAGACCGGTCAGGCGGATCGCGGGTTCCGACACGGCGACAGGCTCCCACTCTTCAACGGATCCAGCGGACCCAAGCCGCCAGCGACTACGGATTCTTTGGCGAGAGAATAGGACCGCAACGGATACCGCAGTCAAGGGCTGTGGCCGGATCGTTGGTTTTCCGTCCGGGCCGGTTCGGCGTCGTCGGCAGGCGACGCCCTGCCGCCTCGCTGGTCAGGGCGCCGGTCGACCTTCTCAGCGGTCGTGCTGCGCTGCTGAGACGCGGGAACGGAGCCCTTCGAGGTAGGTCTCCAGGAGCGTTCGGAACACCTCGTTCTCGTCCTCGAGGGCGGTGGCCACGTGGGTGCCGGCCGACCGCAGCGTCCCGGGGCGCTGCGCGGGGGTGGCGTAGACACGCCGCCCGATCGCGACGTCCAACGCCTGTTGCTCGGGGGAGAGGCTGAGCAGTGTCGCGGTGATGCCGATGTGCCCGAGGACGACCTCCGCGAAGGCACGGCAGTGACGGGCGGCTTCTTCGGGCTCGATGCCCGCCTTCGTCAGCTCGCCGGTGATCGTGTGAACGAGCTGCGTCTCCGCGTCACCTCCGGTGAAGCGGGCGGCCGACTGGGCCCCGAGCGCAGGACGCGCGAGGTAGGCCCGCCGCATGGACCAGGCGGCGCTGCGCAGCGTGTCCACCCAGCTTCTGCCCGGCTCGATTCCGGCGACCGCCTCGGCCATGAGGTGGTCACCCATGGCGAGCAGGAGCTCGTCCTTGTTGCGGAAATGCCGGTAGAGGGCGGTGGGATCGGCG comes from Micromonospora purpureochromogenes and encodes:
- a CDS encoding TetR/AcrR family transcriptional regulator, producing MAKESDAGPGASTDALSGPIRTSGTRKRASLSREVILETAMRLADSEGATFLTLSRLGRALGADPTALYRHFRNKDELLLAMGDHLMAEAVAGIEPGRSWVDTLRSAAWSMRRAYLARPALGAQSAARFTGGDAETQLVHTITGELTKAGIEPEEAARHCRAFAEVVLGHIGITATLLSLSPEQQALDVAIGRRVYATPAQRPGTLRSAGTHVATALEDENEVFRTLLETYLEGLRSRVSAAQHDR